The Poseidonibacter antarcticus genome includes a region encoding these proteins:
- a CDS encoding LysE family translocator: MTMETIITFASISILLVISPGPNGVLFLKTVPLYGKKCAMSNLFGIFIATYVHGALSFFGLSAIVLSSSNLFMLVKVTGALYLLYLGLKSLYSLFKKENKLENKLNKPIKKDKKKTYKIFFLEGFLTQILNPKVSMFYLAALPQLINFKTANTIDIFTLVSIHTFTILIWFTAFIFLLGKGSKAFQSVFIKKSIQGLTGVAFVYLSYKILSIESSTK; encoded by the coding sequence ATGACAATGGAAACAATAATTACCTTTGCTAGTATTTCAATACTTTTAGTTATATCACCAGGACCCAATGGTGTACTTTTTCTAAAAACTGTTCCTCTATATGGTAAAAAATGTGCAATGAGTAATCTTTTTGGAATTTTTATAGCAACCTATGTTCACGGTGCTTTATCATTTTTTGGTTTATCTGCAATTGTACTTTCTTCTTCAAATTTATTTATGCTTGTAAAAGTTACAGGAGCATTGTATTTATTATATTTAGGTCTTAAATCTTTATATTCACTATTTAAAAAAGAAAATAAATTAGAGAATAAATTAAATAAACCTATAAAAAAAGATAAAAAGAAAACTTATAAAATATTTTTTCTTGAAGGCTTTTTAACTCAGATTCTAAATCCAAAAGTATCTATGTTTTATTTAGCTGCACTTCCTCAACTTATTAATTTTAAAACAGCCAATACAATAGATATTTTTACTTTGGTATCTATACATACTTTTACTATACTTATATGGTTTACTGCTTTTATATTTTTATTAGGGAAAGGATCAAAAGCTTTTCAATCAGTATTTATAAAAAAGAGTATTCAAGGTTTAACAGGAGTTGCTTTTGTATATTTAAGCTATAAGATTTTATCTATTGAATCAAGTACAAAATAA
- a CDS encoding endonuclease MutS2, whose amino-acid sequence MQEILKKLDLHDYIESFSKYLARQKSIILEGDINLHHKLIKELEKFDVKAPNDVANLDTALMHIQKQGVLKIDDIIEFTKIIKYFTYLKRFNFDGKLQEWIDKIIIPDEIMAICDYFDDRSKLKNGINEEFDSIKASITANKEQIKQSLYKIINNQKVRSYLVDSQVHYINGEESLLVRGGFNHILKASVIDRSNSGFFYVLPHSVSALKQKQNDLLNKQEEILLKICKQISSLFEKNLMFLKFINKEFDRFDHYQARLFFAKVSDKNFIIPSKKNVNKLVDFCHPALHDPKPISVNFTKSVVMITGVNAGGKTMMLKSILSAVFLSKYLIPYKAHHDTTIGNFKSINAVLDDPQSVKNDISTFAGRMQEFSKLFTSKNAIVGVDEIELGTDSDEAASLFKVIIEELIKKDIKIIITTHHKRLAALMASNDEVELIAALYDEANRKPTYEFLQGTIGRSYAFETASRYGIPNNVVKKAKEVYGDDKDKLNELIERSSELEKEYKLKIEKLNGEISKMEKLSKNLEEQKETLDEHIYSEKSKLHKEYKDARDEAKKAIKAKLVGESHQHLNIAHKKASEIKTTKVQDPVELKIGDRVKYRSTKGTLVSIKGTKAFIENDMGMKVQVKLNDLHKSGNPPKLKKKPIKATVTIQKPSSGHVKLDLHGQRSDEAIGNLDKFLSDALIAGFDEVLVYHGIGTGKLSYAVKQFLDTHPRVVGYTDAHPSQGGFGAKVIKL is encoded by the coding sequence ATGCAAGAAATATTAAAAAAACTAGATTTACATGACTATATAGAGTCATTCTCAAAATACTTAGCAAGACAAAAGTCTATTATCTTAGAAGGTGATATTAATCTTCATCATAAGTTAATAAAAGAATTAGAAAAATTTGATGTAAAAGCACCAAATGATGTTGCCAACTTGGATACAGCTTTGATGCATATCCAAAAGCAGGGTGTCTTAAAAATTGATGATATTATTGAATTTACAAAGATAATTAAATATTTTACATATTTAAAAAGATTTAATTTTGATGGAAAACTTCAAGAATGGATAGATAAGATTATTATTCCTGATGAAATTATGGCTATTTGTGATTATTTTGATGATAGATCAAAATTAAAAAATGGAATTAATGAAGAATTTGATTCAATCAAAGCTTCAATAACTGCTAATAAAGAGCAAATAAAACAAAGTTTATACAAAATTATCAATAATCAAAAAGTTAGATCTTACCTTGTTGATTCACAAGTTCATTATATAAATGGGGAAGAGTCATTACTTGTAAGAGGTGGCTTTAATCATATATTAAAAGCTTCTGTAATTGATAGATCAAACTCTGGATTTTTTTATGTACTTCCACATAGTGTAAGTGCATTAAAACAAAAACAGAATGATTTATTAAATAAACAAGAAGAAATTCTTTTAAAAATATGTAAGCAAATATCTTCTTTATTTGAAAAGAACTTAATGTTTCTAAAATTTATAAACAAAGAGTTTGATAGATTTGATCATTATCAAGCTAGATTATTCTTTGCAAAAGTAAGTGATAAAAACTTTATAATTCCTAGTAAAAAAAATGTAAATAAATTGGTTGATTTTTGTCATCCTGCACTTCATGACCCAAAACCTATAAGTGTTAATTTTACAAAATCTGTTGTAATGATTACAGGGGTAAATGCGGGTGGTAAAACTATGATGTTAAAATCTATTTTATCAGCAGTATTTCTTTCAAAATATCTAATCCCTTATAAAGCTCATCATGATACAACTATAGGAAATTTTAAATCAATAAATGCAGTTTTAGATGATCCTCAAAGTGTAAAAAATGATATTTCTACATTTGCAGGAAGAATGCAAGAGTTCTCAAAACTTTTCACAAGTAAAAATGCAATAGTTGGAGTTGATGAAATTGAATTAGGAACAGATTCAGATGAAGCAGCTTCATTATTTAAAGTAATAATTGAAGAATTAATAAAAAAAGATATAAAGATTATTATCACAACTCACCATAAAAGATTAGCCGCACTTATGGCTTCAAATGATGAAGTAGAATTAATAGCTGCACTTTATGATGAAGCAAATAGAAAACCAACTTATGAATTTTTACAAGGAACTATTGGAAGATCTTATGCTTTTGAAACAGCTTCAAGATATGGAATTCCAAATAATGTAGTTAAAAAAGCAAAAGAAGTTTATGGTGATGATAAAGATAAATTAAATGAATTAATAGAGCGAAGTAGTGAACTTGAAAAAGAATATAAGCTAAAAATTGAAAAATTAAATGGTGAAATTTCTAAAATGGAAAAATTATCAAAAAATTTAGAAGAGCAAAAAGAAACACTTGATGAGCATATTTATTCAGAAAAATCGAAACTACACAAAGAATATAAAGATGCTAGAGATGAAGCTAAAAAAGCTATTAAAGCAAAATTAGTAGGAGAATCTCATCAGCATTTAAATATTGCACATAAAAAAGCCAGTGAAATTAAAACTACAAAAGTTCAAGATCCAGTTGAGCTTAAAATAGGTGATAGAGTAAAATATAGAAGTACAAAAGGTACATTAGTTTCTATAAAAGGTACAAAAGCATTTATTGAAAATGATATGGGAATGAAAGTTCAAGTAAAATTAAATGATTTACATAAATCAGGAAACCCACCAAAACTAAAAAAAAAACCTATAAAAGCAACAGTAACAATTCAAAAACCATCATCAGGTCATGTAAAACTTGATTTACATGGACAAAGAAGCGATGAAGCTATTGGAAATCTAGATAAATTTCTATCAGATGCCCTAATAGCAGGTTTTGATGAAGTTTTAGTTTATCATGGAATTGGTACAGGAAAATTATCATATGCTGTTAAACAGTTTCTAGATACACATCCAAGAGTTGTAGGATATACAGACGCACATCCATCACAAGGTGGTTTTGGTGCTAAAGTAATAAAGCTTTAA
- a CDS encoding SLC13 family permease, translating into MKNIFISLVISAGFFFLASMFFNTQHSILIALIALLVVMWTNEALPIGVVSLLPIVLFPAFGILDIKTTTANYSNTTIFLFMGGFMIAIATQKINLHKYISNKLLMIFPSTPRGMIFSLAITAALLSSILSNSTSALLLIPIAIFLTDNIKFKARLALAIAYGCSIGGIITPIGTPPNLILMGFMEQHSIEPIAFIQWILLTGPLAIVMLILIPWVLSLGLSDIKLDNKLDLKEKLLPDQKRLVYILLGLITLLLVNSKIEPYYSGLGLNETAILLGFGLLMFVPKIGFITWEDAKNIPYEIIFLFGAGFTIAKAFSNTGLANEVANYMLSLTDLPVVVLILMVAAIITFTTEITSNTALISIALPIIYSLGEATHMDMTLLLMIATICASYAFMLPIATPPNAIAMSSGAIKVKQMAKFGVVFNIIGIIAITAIALVYWQYFI; encoded by the coding sequence ATGAAAAATATATTTATTTCATTAGTTATATCTGCAGGATTTTTTTTCCTTGCAAGTATGTTTTTTAATACACAACATTCTATTTTGATTGCATTAATTGCTCTACTTGTTGTAATGTGGACAAACGAAGCTTTACCAATTGGTGTTGTTTCGTTACTTCCTATTGTACTTTTCCCTGCATTTGGGATTTTGGATATTAAAACTACAACTGCAAATTATTCAAATACGACAATTTTTCTTTTTATGGGTGGTTTTATGATTGCTATTGCAACACAAAAAATCAATTTACATAAATATATTTCAAATAAATTATTAATGATTTTCCCTTCAACTCCTCGAGGAATGATTTTTTCATTAGCAATTACAGCTGCATTGTTAAGTTCGATATTATCAAACTCTACATCGGCATTGCTTTTAATTCCAATTGCTATATTTTTAACTGATAATATAAAATTCAAAGCAAGATTAGCTTTAGCTATTGCTTATGGATGTAGTATTGGTGGGATTATTACACCAATTGGAACACCTCCTAACTTGATTCTTATGGGATTTATGGAACAACATTCCATTGAACCAATTGCATTTATTCAATGGATTTTATTAACAGGACCATTAGCTATTGTTATGCTGATTTTAATTCCATGGGTTTTATCTTTAGGATTAAGTGATATAAAACTTGATAATAAACTTGACTTAAAAGAAAAGTTATTACCTGATCAAAAAAGATTAGTATATATCTTATTAGGATTAATTACACTTTTATTAGTAAACTCAAAAATCGAGCCTTATTATTCAGGATTAGGTCTTAATGAGACTGCAATATTATTAGGTTTTGGACTTTTAATGTTTGTTCCAAAAATAGGATTTATTACATGGGAAGATGCAAAAAATATTCCTTATGAAATTATCTTCTTATTTGGTGCTGGTTTTACAATTGCAAAAGCATTTTCAAATACAGGTTTAGCAAATGAAGTAGCAAATTATATGCTTTCTTTAACTGATTTACCTGTTGTTGTATTGATTTTAATGGTTGCTGCAATTATTACATTTACAACAGAGATTACATCAAATACAGCTCTTATTTCAATTGCGCTTCCTATTATTTATTCATTAGGTGAAGCTACACATATGGATATGACTTTATTATTGATGATTGCAACGATTTGTGCTTCTTATGCATTTATGCTGCCAATTGCAACACCACCAAATGCAATTGCAATGAGTAGTGGTGCTATAAAAGTAAAACAAATGGCAAAATTTGGTGTAGTATTTAATATTATTGGTATTATTGCTATTACTGCTATTGCCTTAGTTTACTGGCAATATTTTATATAA
- a CDS encoding DUF6858 family protein, with the protein MNKLQKKIFKDKYHISEVEFKKEELIFKSVDEIINELKLKIDAHPIIAFIAIFDHYTHTLSLKMGKIDPKIKNAKNIIFCFGKEIPSPEVLAVRPRSIGVCELEDSYIINYLQAPNKNVNNTIEDFIKSLNK; encoded by the coding sequence ATGAATAAATTACAGAAAAAGATTTTTAAAGATAAGTACCATATTTCTGAAGTTGAATTTAAAAAAGAAGAGTTGATATTTAAAAGTGTAGATGAAATTATAAATGAACTAAAATTAAAAATTGATGCTCATCCCATTATTGCATTTATTGCGATATTTGATCATTATACACATACTTTATCTTTAAAAATGGGCAAAATAGATCCTAAAATTAAAAATGCTAAAAATATAATATTTTGTTTTGGAAAAGAGATTCCAAGTCCTGAAGTTTTAGCAGTTCGACCTAGAAGTATTGGAGTATGCGAATTAGAAGATTCTTATATTATAAACTATCTTCAAGCACCTAATAAAAATGTAAACAATACTATTGAAGATTTTATAAAATCTTTGAATAAATAA